A stretch of Microtus pennsylvanicus isolate mMicPen1 chromosome 5, mMicPen1.hap1, whole genome shotgun sequence DNA encodes these proteins:
- the LOC142849526 gene encoding interferon-induced very large GTPase 1-like isoform X1 — protein sequence MPQEFGLKETTDTSYGQDTAKTNCTSAFHRTMETMKGIPHEPQTRRQDLQEMLTDVGLSVDYWLPKLQEDVGVTCAQALQHLEEKDLQKLKSQTQHTWEKKALEKLLDLSQPNSVAEFQETSGEMIRNRQQQAEQSLQELRTLQSEGKHRQEEEVRRKEAELRQAMEIPEECWPGPEVPLNDVTETMERHLKDMEQKISYSRNLSDRDLVRWASGGLALQGIYKTSHQRSLIQKKEELLSVPTKFSLVGPEHGTWMETKEFSSFQEQAMFTQTMEKLGFSSAFSAKGEGWGLSLDGGVDKNKHTVSGDTHQSHSEQSYFCSAKFSYIPLATCHFHIHQLQLSKAAVQELKSIEELLGQTTHTDGFPLLRHRAENFFHKFGSHANQGPLHLGGIYCWKAISEDFKSEQLADVKQQVAESLNIYIRGSYGGFGVKASTSVNMLDPHSKTASNSTTRQNFQTKVKLSVAQIGGPAEADSIAQWTAGLVASNQTWSVIDRGLQLVPIWDIILSSHRSDFKDALQVANCLKDSYTALTGLTAQIQEGEEFLTAGKEARLFLEDVKCWEVSDPEKQLNKLIDFMQTLSQKVKSYNIWINTCLTDWDLQNFLINTVSFCKNSPTYKTQFIKSQLCSLLEPHVYKVTNFPHAQSIIQWINQSESEEEQIKIPSFSEFIETLKKTHKNLMEVNIKNESPETVEEAKRTATYEVTTALGSFLKHLRETEQPDMLLMLLSIAAGAGYQLVNNIFQHLLGCNELSFLVDQMQAIHHKYQDLKNICSYRAQAFLVLTALRATVEITDTSTEEKGQRLTLVRQHMEHLLSEEVVHVLTKHGAHHDWENLENDLRLLIDGDYKATIPSLQMDEVKKQLQSLCYEKKEIYKQQSNENNEKDMIEKGPFLDLLQRLGLEHHYPKRMSRADFHLIYKTSVYNTQPRSEQELPFYFLQKLLMLDCGFRHLVFKDDKNIENQNSVVPCSHENEDFDPYEDAIKESDSLTYLSAAESQPHIHPMDIQMAIFHCADDLARQYILSKLSICQFALPLVVPNPNSSQIEFSLWSLRQIRRSWQESSKSPQDKSYSHSNQQMCRVSTPIVSFIRVGNGLSASKSQIMNSLLSKHKHDVFFHRHCRGSSKDCLLMEGVVEISWFCPGGQGEDRFDKCVTFTNLRGDAKDHRQQLSFLQDISSLIVILMSASDDNKENQKLVRHLCQSSSPLICLIDDKEKTIANNSGKRMRIGIRNRNEAELTEELTNAIKHFLELSNTALSLEGCSQMAQKQGFLIDEDQRDCKEAKEKAQTIMALLEESKLSQTKENLLPLQGQLWHLWCKKDKEFYHLREKGNRSIEQHKSEIETDKRIIRCRQLERAFPLNDLMRSVLEVLQECSETHNKLYFLQWLSLFCDNLTTEHLEKLHEKQRSLWLVVQREKQKAQKSTSLTLWQKQIEAISTEILNCTLGIEHLLREIGQIYEALEEISSSRDSLFLCLPQIAADLMVAGLPIELMDGDASYVPLKWVAAVFDKISEKVGDKRLFVLSILGLQSSGKSTLLNALFGLQFTASAGRCTKGAYMQLLKVEEKFTEELGFDFVLVVDTEGLRAPELNNKSQNWDNELATFVIGLGNLTLINIFGENPSEMQDILQIAVQAFLRMKQVKISPSCLFVHQNVGEVTAKDQNVEGRRCLEQKLDEMAITAAEQEECSNVSHFSDVIKFDVNNHVYYFAHLWDGNPPMAPPNPRYSHNVQELKSTIILTAKQESRGSIMKISDFKFRVQDLWKALVNENFIFSFRNTREIMAMSKLETMYNHWTWELRSHMLDFQNQLINQIQNGKVQALKSSIFEAPITEKYTAIKQELEKYFNEDPDNEILVQWKSNFENKLIILKETLISDTRRKANELIHLKKNQERLDKKKSSYANELLERSRKLALTVKGKELNEEELHEKFNQLWKKWVCDVSSDLPPVIEPDIDTDSENILWEYFQKEINMVDILMRNSEDKFQINYDEHVKMNKKYNFMTRTLKVCDKESINITTDHIISRFNETINNIHKQQCDYNTSYFHEILRIIEEEVKSAPTEERYTFTSKYIIELSLCLFQRASKSFKEMHKAFKRANDPVNYLERKKDDFFMSFKISCQGATSIKTFVDFLWHKLTPAISATIKGKMVIKIAGAMRATCPAFNGNRANLEKHILISLAEEENFDNYWEYLHDTKSFFRRYIESHIKQYCSDGGSKNIKTFLKISLGDIKNAVLSAIHESTAVAKDKGSTASGWLDLFCDHLGSNLIFPRRDLINIEHQEIKDTEFLKEAMSAALDPAMRKVEEDCSSKPVDEMVPDIEKILSEHLCGCWKQCPLCNAICTNTIPQHEGDHSVPFHRPQAVSGWHKHKTDHFVIDCCTSSVASDRFMLLGNKREIPYKNYRQAGGDYATWSITPDSSTQSYWKWFVSHFRSKLEEKYQKKFTGTGEIPEAWAKITKEDVLNDLKEQ from the coding sequence CTGATACTTCCTATGGTCAAGACACAGCCAAGACTAACTGCACATCTGCTTTTCACAGAACCATGGAAACAATGAAGGGCATCCCTCACGAGCCTCAGACTAGAAGGCAAGATCTCCAGGAGATGCTGACAGATGTGGGGTTGTCTGTTGACTACTGGCTGCCTAAGCTTCAGGAAGATGTGGGTGTGACCTGTGCCCAGGCCTTACAACACTTAGAAGAAAAAGACCTCCAGAAGCTGAAGTCccagacacagcacacatgggAGAAAAAGGCTCTGGAGAAGCTGCTTGACCTTTcacagccaaacagtgttgcagaATTCCAGGAGACTTCTGGGGAGATGATAAGGAACAGGCAGCAGCAAGCAGAACAGTCGCTGCAGGAACTGAGGACCTTGCAGTCAGAAGGGAAAcacagacaggaagaggaagtgaggaggaaAGAAGCAGAACTGAGGCAAGCAATGGAGATCCCAGAAGAGTGCTGGCCAGGGCCGGAAGTACCCCTCAATGATGTCACTGAAACAATGGAGAGACATCTCAAGGATATGGAGCAGAAAATTTCCTACAGTAGAAACCTCTCAGATAGAGACCTGGTAAGATGGGCATCTGGAGGGCTGGCCCTGCAAGGAATTTATAAGACCAGCCACCAAAGAAGCCTGattcagaagaaagaagagctACTCAGTGTCCCTACAAAGTTCTCACTTGTTGGCCCTGAGCATGGCACATGGATGGAAACAAAGGAATTTTCCTCTTTTCAAGAACAAGCCATGTTCACACAGACTATGGAGAAGCTGGGTTTCAGTTCAGCCTTCTCAGCTAAAGGTGAAGGCTGGGGACTTAGTCTAGATGGTGGTGtggataaaaataaacacacagtatCTGGGGATACCCACCAATCACATTCAGAGCAATCTTACTTCTGCTCAGCCAAATTCAGCTACATTCCACTGGCCACCTGCCACTTTCACATCCATCAGCTTCAACTCTCCAAGGCTGCTGTCCAGGAGCTAAAAAGTATTGAAGAACTCCTAGGTCAAACTACACACACAGACGGATTCCCCTTACTGAGGCACAGGGCTGAAAACTTTTTTCACAAGTTTGGCTCTCACGCTAACCAAGGCCCACTGCACCTGGGGGGAATCTACTGTTGGAAGGCCATTTCAGAGGATTTCAAAAGTGAGCAATTGGCTGATGTAAAGCAGCAGGTGGCAGAGTCCTTGAATATTTACATAAGGGGCAGCTATGGTGGCTTTGGAGTTAAAGCTAGTACAAGTGTAAACATGTTAGACCCACATTCAAAAACAGCATCTAACAGTACAACTCGTCAAAACTTTCAAACAAAGGTGAAACTCTCTGTCGCTCAGATAGGTGGACCAGCAGAAGCAGATAGTATTGCCCAGTGGACAGCTGGCCTTGTTGCTAGCAATCAAACATGGTCTGTCATTGACCGGGGACTTCAGTTGGTACCTATTTGGGACATCATCCTCTCTAGCCACAGAAGTGATTTTAAGGATGCCCTTCAGGTGGCAAACTGCCTGAAAGACAGTTACACTGCTCTGACTGGACTCACTGCCCAGATTCAGGAAGGAGAGGAATTTCTTACTGCTGGAAAAGAAGCCAGGCTTTTCCTAGAGGATGTGAAATGTTGGGAGGTTTCTGATCCTGAAAAACAGCTTAATAAGCTGATAGACTTCATGCAAACATTGAGTCAAAAAGTAAAAAGTTATAACATTTGGATTAATACATGCCTCACAGATTGGGATCTGCAGAATTTTCTAATAAACACTGTAAGCTTTTGCAAAAATTCACCCACTTATAAAACTCAGTTTATTAAATCTCAGTTGTGCAGCCTTCTAGAACCTCATGTCTACAAAGTGACAAACTTTCCTCATGCACAGTCTATCATACAGTGGATCAATCAGTCAGAGTCAGAGGAAGAACAAATCAAAATCCCCTCATTTTCTGAATTCATCGAGACCttaaagaaaacccacaaaaacctGATGGAAGTGAATATAAAAAATGAGTCCCCAGAAACAGTGGAAGAAGCTAAAAGAACGGCTACATATGAGGTGACCACAGCTCTTGGCTCCTTCTTGAAGCacctcagagaaacagagcagccagacATGCTGCTGATGCTACTCTCCATTGCAGCTGGTGCAGGATATCAGTTGGTAAACAATATTTTTCAGCATCTTCTGGGATGTAACGAGTTAAGCTTCCTTGTGGATCAAATGCAAGCTATCCATCACAAATACCAAGATCTTAAAAACATATGCAGCTACAGAGCCCAGGCGTTCCTGGTGCTCACAGCTCTCAGAGCCACAGTCGAAATTACAGATACTTCTACAGAAGAGAAAGGACAACGTTTGACATTAGTAAGACAGCATATGGAACACTTGTTGTCTGAAGAAGTTGTACATGTTCTCACAAAACATGGAGCACATCATGATTGGGAAAATCTGGAGAATGATTTAAGATTACTGATTGATGGGGACTATAAAGCCACAATCCCTTCTTTGCAAATGGATGAGGTAAAAAAACAGTTGCAAAGTCTCTGCTATGAAAAGAAAGAGATCTATAAACAacaaagtaatgaaaacaacGAAAAGGATATGATAGAAAAAGGACCTTTCCTAGACTTACTCCAGCGTCTAGGCCTTGAACACCACTACCCAAAAAGGATGAGCAGAGCTGATTTCCATCTGATCTATAAGACTTCTGTGTACAATACACAGCCAAGATCTGAACAGGAACTTCCCTTCTATTTCCTACAAAAGCTACTGATGCTAGATTGTGGGTTCAGACATCTGGTCTTCAAAGATGACAAGAACATAGAAAACCAGAACTCTGTAGTTCCTTGCAGTCATGAAAATGAAGATTTTGATCCATATGAAGATGCCATTAAAGAAAGTGACAGTCTTACCTACCTCTCAGCCGCTGAGTCCCAGCCCCACATTCACCCAATGGACATCCAGATGGCCATTTTTCACTGTGCAGATGATCTTGCCAGGCAATATATTTTGTCCAAACTTTCCATTTGTCAATTTGCACTTCCCCTTGTGGTACCAAATCCCAACAGTTCTCAGATTGAattctctctctggtctctgagaCAAATCAGGAGAAGCTGGCAAGAGTCAAGTAAATCACCACAGGACAAGAGCTACAGTCACAGCAATCAGCAGATGTGCCGTGTTTCTACCCCCATTGTGTCCTTCATTAGAGTTGGAAATGGCCTCTCTGCTTCCAAATCTCAGATCATGAACTCTCTCCTCAGTAAACATAAACACGATGTGTTTTTTCACAGGCACTGCAGAGGAAGCAGCAAAGACTGTCTCCTGATGGAGGGAGTGGTGGAGATCTCCTGGTTCTGTCCTGGGGGTCAAGGTGAGGACAGATTTGACAAGTGTGTGACCTTCACCAATCTTCGTGGAGATGCCAAGGACCATAGGCAACAACTCAGTTTCCTGCAGGATATCTCTTCTCTCATTGTGATCCTCATGTCAGCTTCTGatgacaataaagaaaaccaaaaacttgTCAGACACCTCTGTCAGTCATCAAGCCCTCTAATCTGCTTGATTGATGACAAAGAAAAGACTATAGCCAATAATTCTGGTAAAAGAATGAGAATTGGCATCAGGAATAGAAATGAGGCAGAATTAACAGAGGAGCTCACAAACGCCATCAAACATTTTCTAGAGCTCTCTAATACTGCTCTCAGTTTAGAGGGCTGTTCACAGATGGCTCAAAAACAAGGATTCCTTATTGATGAGGACCAGAGAGACTgcaaggaagccaaagaaaaggcACAGACTATAATGGCCCTCCTGGAAGAATCCAAGTTATCacagacaaaagaaaatttactACCCCTTCAGGGACAACTTTGGCACCTTTGGTGTAAGAAGGATAAAGAATTCTATCatctgagagagaaagggaatcGGAGCATTGAACAACACAAGAGTGAGATTGAGACAGATAAAAGAATAATTCGATGTCGGCAATTGGAAAGAGCCTTTCCTCTCAATGATTTAATGCGCTCTGTTCTTGAAGTTCTCCAAGAATGTTCAGAAACTCATAATAAACTCTACTTTCTGCAGTGGCTAAGTCTATTTTGTGACAATCTGACTACAGAACACCTGGAAAAGTTGCATGAAAAGCAAAGATCTTTGTGGTTAGTGGtacaaagagaaaagcagaaagcacagaAGAGCACCTCCCTGACACTCTGGCAGAAGCAGATAGAAGCCATCTCTACCGAGATTCTTAACTGCACTTTAGGAATTGAGCACCTTCTCCGAGAAATTGGTCAGATCTATGAAGCTCTGGAAGAAATTTCATCCTCTAGAGACAgcctttttctctgcctccctcagatTGCTGCAGACCTGATGGTAGCTGGTCTTCCCATTGAGCTGATGGATGGGGATGCTTCATATGTGCCTCTAAAGTGGGTGGCAGCTGTTTTTGACAAGATCTCAGAGAAAGTTGGAGACAAAAGGTTGTTTGTTCTCTCTATCCTTGGCCTACAGAGCTCAGGGAAATCCACCCTACTGAATGCACTGTTTGGGCTGCAGTTCACTGCCAGTGCAGGCAGGTGCACCAAGGGGGCCTACATGCAGCTCCTGAAGGTGGAAGAGAAATTCACAGAGGAACTTGGCTTTGATTTTGTTCTTGTTGTAGACACAGAAGGACTTCGGGCTCCAGAACTCAACAACAAATCCCAAAATTGGGACAATGAGTTGGCAACCTTTGTCATTGGCCTTGGAAACTTGACTCTGATCAATATTTTTGGGGAGAATCCCTCTGAGATGCAAGACATCCTACAAATAGCTGTCCAAGCCTTTCTTAGGATGAAACAAGTGAAAATCTCCCCCAGTTGCCTCTTTGTCCATCAGAATGTGGGAGAAGTTACAGCTAAAGACCAAAATGTGGAAGGACGAAGGTGCTTAGAGCAGAAACTGGACGAAATGGCAATAACAGCTGCAGAACAGGAAGAGTGCTCAAATGTATCCCACTTCAGTGATGTCATTAAGTTTGATGTCAATAATCATGTCTATTACTTTGCCCACCTCTGGGATGGAAATCCCCCTATGGCCCCTCCTAATCCTCGTTATAGTCACAATGTCCAGGAACTAAAGAGTACAATTATTTTGACTGCCAAACAGGAATCCAGAGGTAGCATCATGAAGATCTCAGATTTCAAATTTAGAGTTCAAGATCTGTGGAAAGCCCTAGTAAATGAGAACTTTATTTTCAGCTTCAGAAACACCAGAGAGATCATGGCCATGAGCAAGCTGGAAACTATGTATAACCACTGGACCTGGGAGTTAAGGAGTCACATGCTGGACTTTCAGAACCAGCTTATCAATCAGATTCAGAATGGGAAAGTTCAGGCACTCAAATCAAGCATATTTGAAGCTCCAATCACAGAAAAATATACAGCAATTAAGCAagaacttgaaaaatattttaatgaagatCCAGATAATGAAATATTGGTTCAATGGAAATCGAATTTTGAAAATAAGCTAATAATCCTTAAAGAGACACTTATATCAGACACCAGAAGGAAAGCCAACGaacttattcatttaaaaaaaaatcaagaaaggtTGGATAAGAAAAAATCAAGTTATGCAAATGAATTATTGGAAAGAAGCAGAAAGTTGGCTTTAACTGTAAAGGGTAAGGAATTAAATGAAGAAGAATTACATGAAAAATTCAATCAACTTTGGAAAAAATGGGTCTGTGATGTGTCCTCAGATCTTCCTCCAGTCATAGAACCTGACATTGACACAGATTCTGAAAACATTCTTTGGGAGTATTTCCAAAAGGAGATCAACATGGTGGACATACTAATGAGAAATTCTGAagataaatttcaaataaattatgatgaacatgtaaaaatgaataaaaagtataACTTCATGACTAGGACATTAAAGGTCTGTGATAAGGAATCCATTAATATAACTACTGACCATATTATTTCAAGATTTAATGAAACTATCAACAATATTCATAAGCAACAGTGTGATTATAATACAAGTTATTTCCATGAAATTCTGAGAATAATAGAAGAAGAAGTAAAATCTGCACCTACTGAAGAAAGATACACATTTACAAGCAAATATATCATTGAGTTGTCACTATGCTTATTCCAAAGAGCATCTAAGAGTTTTAAGGAAATGCATAAAGCATTCAAGAGAGCAAATGATCCTGTGAACTatctggagaggaagaaagatgatttCTTCATGAGTTTTAAGATTTCCTGCCAAGGTGCCACCTCCATCAAAacatttgttgattttctttggCACAAGCTCACCCCCGCTATCTCTGCAACCATAAAGGGGAAAATGGTCATTAAAATTGCTGGAGCCATGAGAGCCACCTGCCCAGCATTCAATGGAAACAGGGCTAACCTGGAGAAACACATTCTCATTTCTCTGGCAGAAGAAGAAAACTTTGATAATTACTGGGAGTACCTTCATGATACAAAATCCTTTTTTAGAAGGTATATTGAAAGCCATATTAAACAATACTGTTCAGATGGaggaagtaaaaatataaagacttttttaaaaataagtttaggtGACATCAAGAATGCCGTCCTCTCTGCCATTCATGAGTCCACGGCAGTGGCTAAAGATAAAGGCAGCACTGCATCTGGCTGGTTGGATTTGTTCTGTGATCACCTAGGGAGCAACCTGATCTTTCCAAGAAGAGACCTGATAAACATCGAGCACCAGGAGATAAAGGACACTGAGTTTCTCAAAGAAGCCATGAGTGCAGCTTTGGATCCTGCAATGAGGAAAGTTGAAGAGGACTGCTCAAGTAAGCCCGTAGATGAAATGGTTCCTGACATTGAGAAAATTCTCTCTGAGCAtctctgtggctgctggaaacAGTGTCCTTTGTGTAATGCAATTTGTACCAACACCATTCCCCAACATGAGGGAGACCACAGTGTGCCATTCCACCGTCCTCAGGCTGTCAGTGGGTGGCATAAGCATAAAACAGACCACTTTGTCATTGACTGCTGTACTAGTTCAGTAGCAAGTGACCGCTTCATGCTTTTGGGAAATAAACGAGAAATCCCATATAAGAATTACCGGCAGGCAGGAGGAGATTATGCCACATGGAGTATCACTCCAGACTCATCCACCCAGTCATACTGGAAATGGTTTGTCTCACACTTCAGGTCAAAACTAGAGGAAAAATACCAGAAAAAATTTACAGGCACAGGTGAAATCCCAGAGGCATGGGCCAAAATCACAAAGGAGGATGTGCTCAATGACTTGAAAGAGCAATAA